The Vulpes vulpes isolate BD-2025 chromosome 1, VulVul3, whole genome shotgun sequence genome contains the following window.
TGCTCTGTCTTGAAGGGAACGGTCACTGGGCATCAGGAGTTGCACTTCTCAAACCCTTcagctggagggagagagggtgtgATCAGATTGGGGGACCCTCGGGGGCAGGGAGCTGGAGTCCcctgtgaggaagcccaggacAGCGTGAGGCAGTGATAGAAAAGAGTCTCTGCCTTGATCTGAGTTCTCATTCTCTAAATACAGCAGCTGAGACTTCCCTTAGTTTTGGTGAGAGGAAGGTTTGTCTTCTGTTACCCGTCCTCACCTTCCTCCCAGATCGTCTACTTCTTCCCTCACCCCCGACTTCTATCCTTCTACTGCCCACCGCCTCTTACCTTAGGAAAGGCATCCCAGTTGAGGAAAGGAAGTTTCCTTTTGATagactaaaagagaaagaaagagcgagAGTGATGTGTTACAGGTCAGGGGAGCATGGATCAGCAAACACTCAGTGAATGAGCTCTCCATAGTGGGGATGGTGTTATCACTTCTAATTACAGAAAGAGCTAGTATTTCCTGCGCCCTCAATCTGTATCTGCCTCATACTAGCTGCCCTGTAGGCACGCTCTCATTGGTCTGCACAGCTGCCTTTTGAGGTAGGTACCAGCAAGCCCGCATCAGAGACGAGGAAGCTGAGACTGAGAGACATTTGTGCGAGGTCACGTAGCAAGAATGTGCAGTCGTGGGACACAGGCTCTAATGCCCACCCCGTCGCTGACTTTTCCTTCTAGTTCCTAAGCCACCCAACTTAGGGCCTCGGTTTCTTCATAGATGATAAAGAAATTCAAACAAACACCTGTCTGATTAAGTTCTGCCTGTTTTGGAATTGACTCTGTGGCTCTGCTCCCCCACTGCCACGTTAGGAAAATAGGCGTGGCCGTGTCAGCCTCCTGAAGAAACTTCTGACCAGCAAGGTGATGACTTCCTCTGAGAACTCAGGAAAGAACCCAAAGGGCTAGAACTAGAATGTGTTGGCCCTACCCTGGAAAGACCGCAGACAgtcaaggagaggaaggagggcccATGCACTTACCTCAAAGAGGGCATGCCAGTTCAGGAATTCATCCGGCTTAAAAGCCTGTGGAGACAGAGAGACCAGAAGAAGGTCAGTTCCAGAGGAGGACAgagctcagcccccagccccctggaaAAGATAAGGGGTTCATGGCAGCTCCGCAAGCTGTCTACTACAGCACTGGTCTTTACGGTGTGGATGTGGGGGGGCAGCGCTAGAGAATGGTACTTACGGAGCGCAACTTGTCGATGTTCAGGAATTGAGCGTTAA
Protein-coding sequences here:
- the KRTDAP gene encoding keratinocyte differentiation-associated protein, with the translated sequence MKIPVLPAVVLLSLLALHSAQGASLGSSEEETTIGNYAAGPEAFNAQFLNIDKLRSAFKPDEFLNWHALFESIKRKLPFLNWDAFPKLKGLRSATPDAQ